TACTGCCTACTATCAAGGATATTGTTGTGTTCATGAGAGATGAGAGAATCCTAGTTCACGTCATTTGACCCTTTCACCCAACTGATTGATGAGGGGGTAAAGAGTCAGACCTATCCTACGGTGAAGCCTAACATTATAGATTGAATAAACCATTAATACCAACTCTCTTAGTTAGCCAACACTGCTAAGTGATAAGCAACATTTGCCAAACCTACTATCAGCTCATCCATAGGTCATATCTACAGTAAACTCCCCAGTATGTACAATGTATAAAGTGACAGCTAAGTAATAAATGTTAATGCATTTGGTGATACTGTATCTGACTCTGGAAACTTCGTCAGCAGAACATCAATGCAATAAAACGTGTGGACCCTTCTAATTTCTAACCTATAAACATATTTTTACAGAAGAAGGTCAAGAACCAAAAAAACCCAATGTCTCAATCTACCGGCCCAACAAACAAGAACTTAAAGATCACAACTTCATCTCTTTGGTGTGCGTGGCGAGCGATTTCTTCCCAGAACACGTGAAGATCCAATGGTTTGTGAATTCTGTAAAGAGAATCAATGTATATGAACCTACACCTCAGAAAAAAGGAAATAACTCCTACTCCACCAGTAAACGGCTCACCCTGACCAGAGAGGAATATTTCAATCCAGATTCCACATTTCGATGTGTTGCTGCATTTCTGGATGGATCACTTGAAGCTTCTGAAGAGATTAAAGGAGAAACAGGTAACTGAAATGACAACAAAGTATGACTTgaaattaatatgataaaataagaGGTTCTCTGTAAAGTTGGGGTCCATTGGCGAGCACAGAACAAGAAGAACCATGGGTCTTGTGATAGTATTGGGGACGGAGAGACAGAGAAACAGAGATGAGGTTGACCAGAATTAAATTTCAAGTCAACGGTATGAAAGATTGTAGTCAATCAAAGAGTGAAATGGTAACGTAAAGGCTTGATTTGGTCACCAAATGTTTTGGACATTAAAACTTCTGACTATTTTGAATGTGCCTTATAATCAATCAtccattttgacactttttttattATACTAGTGCTACATGCATTGAATAtacttttattttcaaaaattagCAGGTTACATCTTAAAGGGTCCGACCCACAAACAATGTTTATCACCAATTTACAAAGTAGGTATTAAACATATGATCCCTGTGGATCTGACTGCTACAAGCAAAAGAATCCCATTTTGATATGAGCAATTAGTACATATAGGTTCTGTTGCAGATTAATCTCAGATTTCTGTATGCCTCAAAAAATATTTGGGGGTAATGACTATGGAAGCACCTTTCCTTTGAGGGTAGGACTTTGGCTGGAACGTTGTCAATGGTTATGCCATGTCTTTTTAGGGTAATGGACAAGATCAGGTTCACTCAGATAGTCCAGCCAAGTAGACTGTAGATTACAAATTTAAGTTGCATGAATCTGGTTCCTGGGAACCCGGTCACTTGACATACTTCTCAGAAAATCCTGCTTCAACTGATGTTATTTTCTTTACCAGGAATATGGCCTGAACTATGAATGGGACGTCATTTCCGCTCTGGACAGGAAATAACTATTCCTCTTCCTAGTGCATGCGCAAACTCCTTAGTCCATCTCATTTGTGCATTCGCCCAGGAGAGGAATAGTTCTGGTGCTGTCCAAAGTAGATGTGACGTTCTGTCCATGGCCCAGGCACAAAAACTGGTAAAGAATGGGATGTCAGCAGAAGGTGGATTTTCAGAAAAGGAGTGTCACGTTACAAACTATCTCCTACAGGTGTAAGTAAAGCAGGTCTGTGAGAAATGCTGGGACCCGGAAGATCCCTTCAAGACAGTGTACAACATGAGACAGAGCAATGTAATTCTGAATTCTAACTCAGTCATCTGTTTTATTCACAGATTGTGGCGTCTCCAAAGGTGAGTGAAATCTATGGCCAATACTAGACTACTATTTTCCCACCCTCCTACAGGACATTTACAATCCAAAGTTTGCAATCCTAACCCCTTCCTGTAAATGACAAATCATTACATTGTAAGTGAAGCTTTTTTAAGACATAATCCATTGCAGGAAAAGTAAATATGGACATGTGATTGCCACGGATGCAAGTTTACTGTATACTATGCAGCCAGACTCCTGCTTTATTGGGCAGAATTAGAGAAATCTCCAACCCTGACTGTTCAATGTCTTACATACCAGGGCTAATACTGCCCCATTGCAGATACCTAAAAAATATGAATGTAGGAATTCATTGAGATGAAAAGTATAAATTCCTCTTAATTTAGGGTCAAAATGGGTCTTCTACTCAAGGGATTCATAGTTTGATTCACTTTTTCTTATCAGAGGAATACTTAACACCTCCTCAACCCTTGgactccagtttttttttatagcaggtgATATGTCTGTATAAAACTCCCCCAGATAGTAATGGTTTAATGAATTAGTTTAATGGTTTAATGGAATAAGTTTAAATTATAACTTAAAAGCTGAAGGCATCTAATACATCTATCTCTTTATACAGAGTTCTACACGATGTACATTAACCAGGGGAAGATTTCCTACATCATGATTCTCTGTAAAAGTGGCTTGTATGCTCTGGTTGTCCTTGTCCTGGTGTGGAGAAAAAAGGTAAGACAAATACAATTGCAAATGCAGAGATCTGCATTGATCTCTAATAATAAACCGGTCTGATTGTTAAAACACATGTATTTTATTGGGCACATCGAGTAAACATCCACAGTGCAGGGAGAAAAAGTACGTGAACCCTTGAAAtttaagaagcactcccacattttttttattctctgacctggtaCATAATA
This window of the Bufo bufo chromosome 6, aBufBuf1.1, whole genome shotgun sequence genome carries:
- the LOC121006028 gene encoding M1-specific T cell receptor beta chain-like isoform X7 yields the protein MMRILLLLLSALTLLPSGSAVLVEQDKKLVMVSTGDTMKLSCTQDQSNYFNMYWYQQKLGQGLELMVFSTDVNSEDMEKDYKERWSLQRPSVYNSTLTLTASAAEDNAVYFCAARSGGGGNERQYFGSGTILTILEEGQEPKKPNVSIYRPNKQELKDHNFISLVCVASDFFPEHVKIQWFVNSVKRINVYEPTPQKKGNNSYSTSKRLTLTREEYFNPDSTFRCVAAFLDGSLEASEEIKGETDCGVSKEFYTMYINQGKISYIMILCKSGLYALVVLVLVWRKKVIAHSY
- the LOC121006028 gene encoding M1-specific T cell receptor beta chain-like isoform X6, which codes for MMRILLLLLSALTLLPSGSAVLVEQDKKLVMVSTGDTMKLSCTQDQSNYFNMYWYQQKLGQGLELMVFSTDVNSEDMEKDYKERWSLQRPSVYNSTLTLTASAAEDNAVYFCAARSGGGGNERQYFGSGTILTILEEGQEPKKPNVSIYRPNKQELKDHNFISLVCVASDFFPEHVKIQWFVNSVKRINVYEPTPQKKGNNSYSTSKRLTLTREEYFNPDSTFRCVAAFLDGSLEASEEIKGETDCGVSKEFYTMYINQGKISYIMILCKSGLYALVVLVLVWRKKVRQIQLQKNK